In Acinetobacter sp. C32I, one genomic interval encodes:
- a CDS encoding cell division protein ZipA C-terminal FtsZ-binding domain-containing protein: MEMNTIIGIVAAVAIMLVGLIMILRKPKPVEPSLEADLHINPESQQPVIPRHVRDQLLQNEVVATTERVEPSLNTEAIVSEPVAEQTVEAAGVETKTTEIEQTAKADEVVEAVAEVEAAQKDETVAAEAETTIVSENVEATEKAEESKAEAELSLNPNIETVAIEEFDGESNILDVHLHEQQRYDDESALATAEQIIALNVYPNPRRALSGDKALKVLLKYGLRFGEMSCFHRYENTDEPSALMFSVLRMTDNGPAGFDLETLSGEQVQGLAFFLALPNSKAVTGYDMMTSIAGLIAREVDGKVYDENNLEFTPQLKEHWRHHVIDYRPNQATV; this comes from the coding sequence ATGGAAATGAATACAATAATAGGCATTGTTGCCGCCGTTGCGATTATGCTCGTTGGTTTAATCATGATTTTAAGAAAACCAAAACCAGTTGAGCCGTCATTAGAAGCAGATTTACATATTAATCCTGAAAGTCAGCAACCTGTGATCCCACGTCACGTACGTGACCAGCTTTTACAAAATGAAGTAGTGGCCACAACTGAGCGTGTTGAGCCAAGTTTAAATACTGAAGCAATTGTATCGGAGCCTGTGGCAGAGCAAACAGTTGAAGCGGCTGGTGTTGAAACAAAAACGACGGAAATCGAACAAACTGCTAAAGCAGATGAGGTGGTTGAAGCTGTAGCAGAGGTCGAAGCGGCTCAAAAAGATGAGACAGTCGCAGCCGAAGCAGAAACAACAATCGTCTCTGAAAATGTAGAAGCTACAGAGAAAGCAGAGGAAAGCAAAGCGGAAGCTGAGCTTAGTTTAAATCCAAATATTGAAACCGTCGCGATTGAAGAGTTTGATGGCGAAAGTAATATTCTGGATGTGCATTTACATGAACAGCAACGCTATGATGATGAAAGTGCTTTAGCAACCGCAGAGCAGATCATTGCCCTGAATGTTTATCCGAATCCACGTCGTGCCTTATCGGGTGATAAAGCACTCAAAGTGTTATTGAAATACGGCCTACGTTTCGGTGAAATGTCGTGTTTCCATCGTTATGAAAACACTGATGAGCCAAGTGCCTTGATGTTCTCTGTGCTGCGTATGACGGATAATGGTCCTGCAGGTTTTGATTTGGAAACTTTATCGGGCGAGCAGGTGCAAGGTCTTGCATTCTTCTTGGCTTTACCAAATAGTAAAGCGGTTACAGGTTATGACATGATGACCAGTATTGCAGGCTTAATTGCACGTGAAGTCGATGGTAAAGTCTATGATGAAAACAATTTAGAGTTTACGCCGCAGTTGAAAGAACATTGGCGTCATCATGTGATTGATTATCGTCCAAATCAAGCAACCGTCTAA